A segment of the Fusobacterium ulcerans genome:
AAATATTGTCCTTCTATAAATGTCAGTGCTCTTAGCTGCTCTTCATTTAATTCTTTGGAATAGTTTATCCTATACTGCCCATTTAAAATATTTCTATCAAAGTCTTTTATCTCACGTTTTTCCAGTTTTTTTACAAGATATTTCAATTCCTCTTCAATTTTATTTTTTTCATTATTACTGCTTTTCCTAAAAAATTTTATATCTTCCTTTTCTTTCTCCTTCTGAAATACCTTTAAAAATGTTTCAAATATTTTACTCTCCTCCTAGTTTTTATTAGCCAGATTCTCCATAATTTCAACTACTTTTCTTGAATTTTTATGGCTGTTTACATCAGATTCAAGTTTCTTTCCTTTGATAAGATTTATAAATTCCATTGCTTCATAAACCATATCATTTTTATGAATATCTATTTCTATTTTTTCTTCTCTTCCATCTCTATATACTATTTTTACATCTTTCACAGTGGAAAGTTTTCCAATTATTATTGATCCCTTTTCTCCCTGTATTTCTGAAGGTGTTTTTGAATCAGTTATTTTTGAATATGTAATGCTTGCTATTTTATCACTGTACTTTAAGATTATATTTCCATATCCATCTGCTCCGCTGCTTACCAGATAGTTTCCTCCCATATATTCCTCTGGTATTCCAAACATACCAATAGTAAAATACAATGGATAAACTCCTATATCGTATAACGCCCCACCAGAAAACTTAGGATCAAATATATTTGTAAGCTCCCCTTTTTTCAAATTGTCATATCTTGAAGAATACTGACAATAGCTGGCTGATATACCTCTTACTGGTCCTATTTTCTCCAAGCTCTCTTTTATTACATTAAAATTTGGATTCAGTGTGGGTCTCATAGCTTCCATCAATACCACATTATTTTCTTTTGCTGTTTTTATCATTTCGTCTAATTCTTTTACAGTTGGAGCAATAGCTTTTTCACAAATTACATGCTTTCCATTTTCCATCATTTTTATAGCCTGTGATGGATGAAGTCCATTTGGAGAAGCAATATATACTGCATCTACTTTTTGACTTTCAGCCATTTCCTCCAATGAAAGATATATTGTTTTTATATCATGTTTTGTAGCAAAATAATCCCCTTTTTCTACACTTCTTGAATATACTGCTGTTACTTCACATTTTTTTATAGTTTTCAGTGCCTCTACAAATTTATCACTTATACAGCTTGTTCCTATTATCCCGAATCTTACCATTTTTTCCCTCCATGAATTATATATTTGTTATTAATCTCGATCTTTTAAGTATTCCCCTAAAATAAACAATGAAAATACTATTAAAAGTATCACTGAACTAAAGGCTGCACTTTCCAGATATTTTTTATTGGATACCAGAGAATAGTTTACCAGTGAAGCAACAGGGACTATATCCCCTAACTGCATAGTGTACCCTATTGTAAATTCTCCAAATACAATTGCGAATATCTGTAAAAATGCTGACAAAAAAATATTCTTTAAAATTGGAAACTCTATATATATAAATCTTTCAAATCCATTACTGCAATCCAATAGTGAACTTTCAAGAAGATTTACAGGAAATTTTTTTATATATTGATACATAAAGGAATATCCTATTGGAATACTTACCAAAATATATCCTATTCCTAAAAGCACGAGCAGAG
Coding sequences within it:
- a CDS encoding Gfo/Idh/MocA family protein, which produces MVRFGIIGTSCISDKFVEALKTIKKCEVTAVYSRSVEKGDYFATKHDIKTIYLSLEEMAESQKVDAVYIASPNGLHPSQAIKMMENGKHVICEKAIAPTVKELDEMIKTAKENNVVLMEAMRPTLNPNFNVIKESLEKIGPVRGISASYCQYSSRYDNLKKGELTNIFDPKFSGGALYDIGVYPLYFTIGMFGIPEEYMGGNYLVSSGADGYGNIILKYSDKIASITYSKITDSKTPSEIQGEKGSIIIGKLSTVKDVKIVYRDGREEKIEIDIHKNDMVYEAMEFINLIKGKKLESDVNSHKNSRKVVEIMENLANKN